A region of the Desulfomicrobium escambiense DSM 10707 genome:
CTGGAGGATGTCCCAGACCAGGTCCATGGAGATGTCCATGTTCAGGAGCCTGGACTTGAGGAAGATGTTCTTGAGGCAGCTCTCCAGCTGGCGGACGTCGGAGGTGATGCGCGTGGCCAGGAGCTCAGCGACGCTCCCAGGCATGTTCACCTGGGCGGCCCGCGCCTTGGCGTCGATGATGGACAGCCGGGTCTGGTGGTCTGGCTTGTTGATCACGGCCATGAAGCCCTGGGCGAAGCGCGACGTCAGGTTGGGGTCGATGTCCGCCAGCTCCCGCGGCAGGAAGGTGCTGGTCATGACCACGCGCCGCCCCTGGTTCTGCAGGGATTTCAGCGTGTTCAGAAGCTCGTCCTGCATCTTTTCCTTGCCCTGCAGGAAATGCACGTCTTCGAGCAGGAGAAGGTCCAGATCGGAGCGGAAACGCGTCTTGAACTGCTCTACGGCCTTGGCCTTGATGGCCATGACGAGCTGGGAGGAGAACTCCTCGGCACTCAGATAGCAGACGCGCAGATGCTGGCGGTTGGTCTGGCGGGCGATCTCGCTGCCGATGGCCTGGGCGAGATGGGTCTTGCCCAGGCCCGGGGCCGAGCAGAGAAAAAGCTGATCCGAGCCCGCGACGTCCTGGCAGAAGCTCTTTGACGCGACATAGGCGAGGTTGTTGCACGGGCCGACGATGAAATCGTCGAACTGATGCCGCCAGTTGTGAATGGTCTGGGTGGGCAGGGCGTGCGCCATGGGCAGCCCCATCTGCTGGGTGACAATGCGTCTCTGGGGCGCGGCCGGTTCCACGGGAAGCATGGGAGCGCCGGCCTGGGCGGAACCCAGGTCGACGCGGGGCGCAAATCCCAACACGTCCGCCGCAGCATCCCTGATCCGGCCAAGCATGCGATCCTTGACCCAGGTGCAGACAAAGTCGTTCGGCGCC
Encoded here:
- a CDS encoding chromosomal replication initiator protein DnaA; amino-acid sequence: MIDAWDRISHSLERTLSPGHFQLWVKPLQGCLENDTLVLRAPNDFVCTWVKDRMLGRIRDAAADVLGFAPRVDLGSAQAGAPMLPVEPAAPQRRIVTQQMGLPMAHALPTQTIHNWRHQFDDFIVGPCNNLAYVASKSFCQDVAGSDQLFLCSAPGLGKTHLAQAIGSEIARQTNRQHLRVCYLSAEEFSSQLVMAIKAKAVEQFKTRFRSDLDLLLLEDVHFLQGKEKMQDELLNTLKSLQNQGRRVVMTSTFLPRELADIDPNLTSRFAQGFMAVINKPDHQTRLSIIDAKARAAQVNMPGSVAELLATRITSDVRQLESCLKNIFLKSRLLNMDISMDLVWDILQNYDLGGGSIDLDKIISFVCQAYGFGFDDLCSKSRKRDRVVARNTAFYLARKHTDLSLVDIGRRFNRKHSTVIKGIASVEQEVARKTSLGNQIARTINQLQA